GCAAGCCTCACGGTGCTCTTTCCAATCTGCTCGCTTTTCCCAGCGCCTCGGTTCATGTTCCGTCAGAGCTGACGTCTCGGCCTAACCTTCAGCTCAACTCGGACCCCGCCTGCATTGCCTTCCGTTCTCTCTCATCTTCCTGCTTCCTCGGCTTCGCTCACCGCCTCGGTGCAGGCGTGGCCGGTTAGCTCCATTCGTTAGGCGCATTCCATCCGCGGGGAAACTGGTCACACCATGAAACTCCAGCCCTTCATCTCCATCGCATTGATCTGTGTCACTGCATCGGCGGGTGATAAGAAGATTTCTGATGGGCCGGGAATTCCAGCGAAGTCTCACCGCGACTGGAGTGAGGTCAAGAAGCTCTTGGCTCGCGCGGCCAAGGCAGAACCCGACTACTCGCCAGGCAAAGAGGTGTTTCTTGTGAGCCGCGTAATTGGTGGGCAAGACGGGCTGCAGTTCGTTTGGTGGAAAAACCGCCGCCGAATTCTAGTCCTGTACCACCCTCTCAATGCTGATGACGAAGACCTCCTCGCTCTTAAATCGAAATACTGCGTAAACCTAGATACAGGTGTGGTCCCAACTGACGATGACATCAACGGCAGCACCTACCTTGTTTCCCAGGCTTGGGTAGATGACCGTCTCCAGGAGTGCAAAACTCACGGTGTCCTTCATGTTCAATGAGCATATTCTTCGCGCACATCCATTGCGCCTAACCCTCCGCTCAACTCGGACCCCGCCTGCATTGCCTCCCGTTCTCTCTCAGCTTCCCGCTTCCTCGGCTCCGTTCAGCGCCTCGGCGCAGGCGGGTCCGGTTAGCTTCATTCGTTAGGCCGCATCCAAGGAGTCAAAGCATGCTTAGAGTGTTCCTAATTGCCCTCGCCTTGGCTTGTTCCTCAGTCGCTTACACCCAGTCGACACTTGCGCCAAACGCCCCAGAAGATAAGCCTGTCGGGTTCACTGGGGACCAGCATCAGAGACTATTGAAGGCGGTGGCGCCTTATGTGGCTCAAGCCAGAAAGACATGGCCAACGGCCAAGGCGAATTACCTCAAAGGGCTTCCACCCAAGCATGTTTTTTTTGTGACCGTCGAACTGGCTGACATGCGAGGGAAACGTGAGATCACTTTCGTGGAAGTTCAGAAAATCGAGAACGGCATCATCACTGGCCTGATCGCGAACGAAATCTCTACCGTGTCTGGGTACAAAGCAGGTCAGAGATTTTCAATCGCAGAGGCAGAAATCTGGGATTGGACTATCTCCAAACCTGATGGCACCGAAGACGGAAACCTCGTAGGTAAGTTTCTCGAGACCTATAAGCTCTGATGGTCAGTAACCATGCGGTCTAACCCTTAGCTCAACTCGGACCCCGCCTGCATTGCCTTCCGCTCTCTCTCAACTTCTCGCTACCTCGGCTTCGTTCAGCGTCTCGGTGCAGGCGGGGCCGGTTAGCTTCATTCGTTAGGCCGCCCAACCAGCGGAGTACGCTCTAAAATTTAGGCCTGCATCGAATCAATAGGCTCCAGTTGCTCCAAAACCCGCTTCATCCGTGGTTTTCCGGTCTGCCCATTCAAATTGCGCTGATCTATAGCCCCACGGTAAAATCAGCAATTACATCCCTCTCAAACCGGATTAGGCGGATTACGAACATCTTCGTCCTCGCCGTCCAAGTCTAGTTAGGCCGTATATGCGACGAGAATCCATCATCCTCCTCTTACTGTGCATTCCATGGTTGACTGGATGCCACATCCCCCTATTCCCTACCCACATCAAACTTGAGAAGTGCAATCGCACTCCGCCTGATCGATTATTCAATTCCAATACCTTTGCCCCTAAAAATTCACGTTCAGAACTCATCATCATTCGAGACGCCGGATACTACGGTGCTGATTTCGCACTTCCTGTAGCGATAGATTCAGTCCGCTTCGCTGATATCCAGATCTGGGAATCGGCAACCGCCTACCTCGAACCAGGTCCTCACAAGGTCGAATTCACTGAGCCCCCGGGGATTATTTCCATCGGCAAGCAGCACCCAACCTTCCTTCAGATTGATATTCCAAAACAGGGCAAAACCATCATACGTATTGATCTGGGTCGCAAATACCCAGCCATTCGCCACGCTGAATACTAGCATCCGTTATCCGGCCTAACCCTTCGCTCAACCCGGACCCAACCGCCCTTGCCTCCCGCTCTCCTGCGATCCTTCCGATTTCCGTTCTCCATCCATCGTCCGGTTGCGGTTGGGCCGGTTAGCTTCCTTCGTTAGGCACACCCGGCTCTTCCCCTTCGTCTTTTGGGTTTGGTCCTTCTCAATCGGATTTCGGGTTCAGTGTCCTGGCTTCGCTGGTCGTGAATCACTTGGGTCTGGTGGCTCCGTCTGCTCCTGAATGGCGGGCTTGCGCTGCTATGCACCGGCACCACTCTCCTGCGGGCCTTGTGGTGAATCCAACGGTTTCCCGTGGCATCCTGGCTCCGCCGTTCCTCAACTCGCTCCATCTTTGGCGCAATCCGCCTCAGTTCTTTGCCTTTGGGCTCGGTCGTGTGAATGCCTGTCCTTGTTCGGTCAGCATTCCCTTCGTCCGTTCTCATCTCAGCGTCTCGGCAGCTCGGGTGGGCTTCATGTTCGAGGGGTGCCTAACCCTCCGCTCAACTCGGACCCCGCCTGCATTGCCTTCCGCTCTTTCTCTTCGTCTCGCTTCCTCGGCTCCGTTCATCGCCTCGGTGCAGGCGGGGCCGGTTAGCTTCATTCGTTAGGCATCTTGATGTTCGCATTCATATACCGATCTCTTGGAGTCCTCTTCCTGAGCGGTGGGCTATGGATACTCGTCTACTGGATGATCAGGCTCAGCAGAGAGCAAAACCTCACCTTGATGAATGGCCTGTGGGTTTTCCTCGGTTCACTGTTCTTCATCGCTATCGGAACTATCATGACTTTCTTCACCAAGGCTACACACCTAGGCATCCCTGGCAGCGATGCCTAACCTTCCGCTCAACTCGGACCCCACCTGCATTGCCCTCCGCTCTCTCTCAACGCCCCGCTTCCTCGGCTCCGTTCAGCGCCTCGGTGCAGGCGGGGCCGGTTAGCTTCATTCGTTAGGCCTCTGATGACTTCCGAAGCCCAGACAACCACGATCGCTGACTCCGAGTTCATCATTGAGGTCTCGGGGTTCTTACTTTTCCTGAAACGGTTCTTTCAGGTTGGGGCAATTTGGGTACTGATTGCCTCAGTCGTTGAGTCCTTTCAGGAGCGCAACTTTCTCTACATCATTACCGGCATAATCAGCTGCTGTATTTATCTGGCAGTCGCGAAATATGCCATCAGAACATTCCCAAGGAAAGTAAGCCTCGAGGGTGAATCTATCGTCTTTCATAAAGTCCCAACCACCTGGCTGAATATCAATGGCATCCCCATTCCCCTCGGCATCACTCAGAGGCTTGTGAAACCCAAATCCGCTGTTGTGCTCGAATGGATTGGGCGAGCATTAACATTGAATGACATGAACAACGGCAAATCCATTCGTTTAGCGGCAGGTAAGCACGCTGACCGGCTTGCAGAATGGTTCAAATCCACGGGTGTCGGCAATCCGGTCGGAGGTTGACCTTGATCTACAGTCGGCCTAACCCTCAGCTCAACTCGGACCCCGCCTGCATTGCCATCCGCTCTCTCTTAGCTTCCCGCTTCCTCGGCTCCGCTCAGCGCCTCGGTGCAGGCGGGGCCGGTTAGCTTCATCGTTAGGCGTTCCTCATGCCAAAAACCATCCAACGCCTTTTCATAGCCATCCTTCCCTTCATGCTCGCTTGCGGGCCTTTAGTCCACACCGTTCGCAATCCTGCGGGTATGTCGACCTCTGTTGAGTGCAAGAAGTTCGGAGACGAACTCTTTGTTGATTTCAGACTTTCGCCCATTCCAGATAACACTCCATGCCGTGTGGCGTTTGAGGGCTCGGCGCCTGAAAAACTTGAAGTCCTGACTCAGAATGGATATTCCCTTGTTCGATGGAAAGTCGATCAAGCACATCTAAAAACTTTCTCAGCCAATCTATATAACTTTAAATTGGCCACACCATCCAATGAGTACTCTGTATCCATTAAGCTTCAACCAACTTCACAACAGATTATTTCGGCCACAATTCAGTCACTTCTTCGACTTCATTAGGGTAACGCTCCACGCCTAACCCTCCGCTCAACTCGGACCCCACCTGCATTGCCTTCTGCTCTCTCTCAGCTACTCGCTTTCTCGGCTCCGTTCGTCGCCTCGGTGCAGGCGGGGCCGGTTAGCTTCATTCGTTAGGCGTTACTCCATCCGGTTCGGAAACACTCAAAATCGCCAATGCTCAGACAACCACTCAAACCTGGATCTATGCGGGCCTTCCTCGCAAACGAGGATAGCTTTTCCTCATTTCTGCTTCGAGAAAGCACAATAGATGGCCTCGTGCCATGTTCCAAGATCCAGATTCAGATCACACAAGACCGGTATGAATTGTTGTTACCATCCCAAAATAACCTTCCGGTTTTCCCCGTACCTGAAGGCGACCAAGTAACTGATTACCTTGTCGATCACTCAGATCTTTGGCGGCAGGCGTCTCTGCGCCTTAGTTTCGCTCCATCTATCTGCGGATCTGCACCTATGTTCGGTGTTCCATTTCGACGCGCTGTGGAAATCGCTCTAGCGTCTGGTCACGTAAAATCAAAATTTTATTTCCCTAATCAGGCGTTCAATAAGCACTACAAAACATTGCTATTGCACCTAGACCGTACTCAAGATGCTCGCGGAGATTTAGTCCAGCTGCAGGCATGGCACTACACTCCTGGGCAGACCTATGCTTATTACCTCCATGCCCTGTCTCCCGCGTTCAACCACGAGATCTATCACCTTGATGGAGCGACCATTTCGTTTTCAGAGCCCGACCTAGATGTGCTTCTGCTCGATTCAAGGAAGATAAAGGGCACCAACTACCAAAAGCACTTCCGCCTCGATGGCTCTTTCTCAATTGAACACATGCATTCGATTGCCAGATTCTTCTTCCCATGCACAGAGTTGTATGACGAAGCTTTTGAAATCCAACCAGTTGCTCTACACGCCTAACCCTCCGCTCAACTCGGACCCCGCCTGCATTGCCTTCCGCTCTCTCTCAACATTCCGCTTCCTCGGCTCCGTTCAGCGCCTCGGCGCAGGCGGGGCCGGTTAGCTTCATTCGTTAGGCCGCATAACCACAGGAGCCCATATGGCATTCAGCGAAGAAAAGGTCCAGCAAGTCTGGGAGAAGGGCGAGAAGGTCGCAAACAATGATCCCAATGAATGGCGGAAGGATCAGTGTGGAGCCTGGATATATAGAAAGCATTACGGCAACCGTGATTCACAGTACGGATGGGAAATTGACCACGTTTCACCTGGGGGTTCCGACGACGTTTCCAATCTTCGCCCTCTTCAATGGAAGAACAATCTTGATAAAAGCGACGGCCGCCTTAAGTGCAACGTCGTCGCAAGTGGCACAAAGAACATCGACAATGGGTAAGGGCCTAACCTCTCGCTCAACTCGGACCCAACCGCACGTGCCCTCCGCTCTCCCATGTGCGCTGGGATTTCCGTTCCCCTTCCATCGTCCGGTCGCGGTTGGGCCGGTTAGCTTCATTCGTTAGGTGCTACGTGAAACATCGTTTGCTCCGACTCGCCGCCTGCTTCCTCCTTTCGTCAGCCGTTGGCCTGTTTGCTGATGGCTTCAAATTCAAGGACGGCAGGCTTGCAGATGAACCAGTGATTGAGATCCGACTAACACAATCACAAATGGCCATTCTTCGTAAGCACTTCGAACCGGGGATGAAGCTCAAGCTAACAAAGAAACAGCAGGCAGAGATTCTGGCCAAAGCGAAGATCAAAGTCGGGCCGACCATTCTCGAAATTTGGAAGCCTGCCAATATTGAAGGCGACTGTTCCTGCTTCCTCTGGAATATTGGCCTGCTGTTCAAAGACGGTTGGATTGAACTTCCTATTCATCGTCTTGTCTCTGACAAAGAGGCTGAAGATAGCCGGCCAGATCCGGAAGGCTAAGCTGTCCATCGCGCACCTAACCCTCCGCTCAACTCGGACCCCGCCTGCAGTGTCTTCCGCTCTTTCTCTTCGTTCCGCTTCCTCGGCTTTGTTCAACGCCTCGGTGCAGGCGGGGCCGGTTAGCTTCCTTCGTTAGGCCTCGAAAAGCCGCATCGCATCTAACTGTCAGGCACTTCGAATATCCCGTTCGTCTCGCTGTTCGTTCGTTCTTTCAATCGTCCGCTCGGTTTCCTCGTCGTCTCGGTCCATGCCCCGGCAAACCTGGCGTCTCGGCCTAACCTTCAGCTCAACTCGGACCCCGCCTGCATTGTCTTCCGCTCTCTCTCATCATTTCGCTTCCTCGGCTTCGTTCATCGTCTCGGTGCAGGCGGGGCCGGTTAGCTCCCTTCGTTAGGTGCTTGCATGGGATTGCTCTCTGGGCTGCTTAAGAAGTTCCGTCCGCTACAAGTGGACGACTCATTCTTTGGGCGAATCACCTACATGAAGGTGCACACTGCAAATGCATCCTATTGGGAGGCCAAGCGCTCATTCGCTCCGACCGGTCGTGAGATTGAGCTTTTCATCGATGCTCCCGCTCCGGAGCAGCCGCCAAACACATTGCAGCGACAATTTTTCGAAAACGTCGAAAGTCGGTTCATCGAGATTGCCGCTGCCGCTGAATACGTATTACGTCCCTTGTTCGAAAAATGGACCCACCAGCCTCTATCTAATCCATTTGACGTTGAGTTCACTCTGACAAGCTTTTCAATTCCCTGCGTGGCATTTGACAATGCCGATTGGGAAATGTCCTTCGAGTCCAAGACTGACGAAAACCACCTATTCTCCGTGGCATTCTCCGGAATGAATGCAACGAAAGTTTCTGTTGATGGGTAACGACGCACCTAACCCTACGCTCAACACGGACCGCCCAACAGCTGCGCTGTTGGGTTCCCTCCGGCCTTCGGCCTCCGGCGGCCGGTTAGCTTCACGTTAGGACTCTCGCAGGAACTCCCATGAGAACGAATTCCTCAAAATACATTCTGTTGATTATTTTTACTTCAATGTCTCTACTCTTCTTGGGCTGCAAATCAATCTACAAGACGTATGATCGTTCAGTTTCTGACGCGGAATTATTCACACAACGGTTAAATGAAGTTTTTCCATCCGATATTGCCGTTTTCATCGATCGATATAGAATCTGCCAACATTGGCTCGGAGAAGATGCATATGACGAAGAAAGAGGAAAAGATATCGAACGGGGGATTACTGAGAATTGCAATGGGCTGAAAGAACTTGAATCACAAATTCAAATTAAATATAAAACCAACGAGCCTCTATTGATGAAAATGAGGCAAGCCATTAAAGATACAGATAATGGCGATACGTTCCCAAGTTTTATCTATGATGACCCTCAAAGAAAATCCAAATTTCTTAATGAATACTATGAAGCGAAAGCACAATATATAATTAAAACCCTAGAAAAACAACTCCCTAATTATAACTATATTCTAGAAAGGAATAGAAAAATTAGCGGGGTAGAATTATTGGAAGAACTAGCTAGTGCTAGGTACGGGCTGGAGATTCAAAACCGCTATTTGTCCGGAGTTAATAATAATATTGATCGAATTAATCTTATTACAAGATATCGGTTGCATTCAATTGAATCCAAATTGAAAGATGCCCTTTCTCAAGAGGTACGGCCATAATCTCTAGAACTGCAGCTATAAAAGTGACCCTCCGTCACATCGTCCTAACCCCTAGCTCAACTCGGACCCCGCCTGCATTGCCTTCCACTCTCTCTCATCGTTTCGCTTCCTCGGCTCCGTTCGTCGCCTCGGTGCAGGCGGGGCCGGTTAGCTCATTCGTTAGGCCGACGTGGGCGGGCTCGGCACAACGCTTTCTGGTCTGCCTCCTCAGCATCCCGTCGCGCTATCGTGTGTCATTCCATCTTCCGCTTTGCCCCTGTCAAACCTGGCTTAACCAGCTGTTCGCTCTTTCCAAAGTTGTAGCGCTCGGGCCGTAAGATCCGGCGTTGTGGCCTTCCCGCCCACCTCCGCCTAACGTGCCCGTCTCGTGGGCTCGGTTCACCCAGCAATCGGCGTACGGCCTAACCTCTCGCTCAACTCGGACCCCGCCTGCATTGCCTCTCGCTCTCTCCCAACATTCCGCTATCCCGGCTCCGCTCATCGTCTCGGTGCAGGCGGTGCCGCTTAGCTTCATTCGTTAGGCCGACGTGGGCGGGCTCGGCACAACGCTTCTGGTCTGACTTCCCCGAGGTCCCGTCGCGCTAAAGTGGATTACTCCATCTCCGTCACTTCCCGCTGGCCCTGGCTTTCCGTTCTTCCGCTCTTTTCCATTCTTAGCGCTTGGGCCGGTGGCTCCGGCGTTGTGGCCTTGCCCGCCCACCTCCGCCTAACGTTCCCGTCTCTTGGCCTCGGTTCATCCAACACCGGCGCACGGCCTAACCGGTCGCTCAACGCGGACCCAGCCCGCATTGTCTCCCGCTCTCTCTCATCCACTCGCTTCCTCGGCTCCGTTCAGCGCCTCGGTGCAGGCGGGGCCGGTTAGCTTCTTTCGTTAGGCTCATCTGGAGTCACCATGAAACCTTGGGTCCGCAACACTGTCGGCGTGTTATGCCATGTCCCCGGCATCTACATGCTGTTCTTCATGGCATTCATGATTCTGATGATCACGAATGCTCCGAAAGAGAATGGTCATGGGATGCCCATTTGGTTCGCTGTCATCTTCATCTTTCACATTTTCGTAATGTTTCTCATGTTCTTACTGATGGCCTTCTTCGTTATTTGGCTGCTCAAAGGAATCACTTTGAGCACTGAAGCGAAAGTGATCTGGGCCATCGGTTCGTTCATGATTGGGCCAATTATCATGCCAATACTCTATTGGCTCTACCTTCGCAAAATGCCCGATGGCCCTTATTTCTTCGGCGCCCCCTTATCCGAAGCCTCGCCCCAAGCCTAACCCTCCGCTCAACTCGGACCCCGCCTGCATTGCCTTCCGCTCTCTCTCAACATCCCGCTTCCTCGGCTCCGTTCGTCGCCTCGGTGCAGGCGGGGCCGGTTAGCTTCATTCGTTAGGCCTCGAAAGGCCGGCCTGGCTGCATTCCGTTCAGCCGGCCAATTCGCCTGTTCGACCGTTCTGCTTTGGGTTTCGCGGCGGGCATGCGTTCATGGTGACAAGCCATTTCACGCTCTTTCCAATCTCCGCTCGGTTTTCCCAGCACCTCGGTTCATGTCCCGTCAGAACTGGCGTCTCGGCCTAACCTTCAGCTCAACTCGGACCCCGCCTGCATTGCCTTCCGCTCTCTCTCATCATTTCGCTTCCTCGGCTCCGCTCAGCGTCTCGGTGCAGGCGTGGCCGGTTAGCTCCATTCGTTAGGCCTCGAAAGCAGGTTGATTCGCTCTGTTTCTGGCATTCCGCATTTCCAATCAATTCGCAGCTTGTTTCGTTCTTTCCAAAGTCGCTCAATTCTTCCGTCGCCCTGGTTCATTCGTCGGCAGAACCAGCGTCTCGGCCTAACCGTTAGCTCAACTCGGACCCAACCGCTCTTGCCTTCCGTTCTCCTCCGTTCATTCTGATTTCCGCTCTCCACTCATCATCCGGCTGCGGTTGGGCCGGTTACCTTTGTTCGTTAGGCGAAATCCAGACATGTAGGCTCAGTCCAAAAATATGCTTCTCTCATCAGGAACCGATATGAATTTAATCAGAGTATTCCTACCAATCCTGGTTTCATGCGTGCTCATGGCCCAAAGCGACCAAGAGTTGTTGAGACGAGGAAAAGCTTTTGAAAGACAACGAGATGGACAATCTGCCATTTTGGTCCTACGCCCACTTCTCAATAAGAAGAATCCATCAGCCCAGTTTATCGTTGGAACAATTTATCTCGAAGGCAGTCGAATTTATCCAGGGATTACGCGTGATATTGTTCGTGGTTGGGAACTTATAAAATCCTCTGCTGAGAGTGGTGATCCAGATGCTCAATACTTTTTAGCCAATGAATATGCATATGGAACAGGTAGCGAGAATAGTGGCTTGCCCCACGATCGTTCAAAAGGGGTTTATTGGTTCAAAAAGGCAGCTACTCACGGAGATGTTGGCGCCATGATTTTGCTAGCCGACTGCTACCGAGAGGGTTGGGGGACCAACATCGAGTTTGTTCAAGCAATCAAGTGGTACAGAAAAGCCTCTTCCAAAGGAAATTCTGTGGCTATGGCAAAGCTCGCAAGGATGTATTTGGAAGGTGAGGGGGTTCCTCAAAACTTCATCGAAGCCCATGCGTGGTTGAATCTTGCGGCCACGCAGAGCAAGAGCGAAACAGTATCCTTTGACCAAGAACGAGATGCCTTGGCTGCAAAAATGAATTCAAATCAGATCGAAAAAGCACAGGCAAGGGCCAAAGTTATTCTCGCTGAGTTGCGAATCAACTAGGGTTTAATTGCAAAGTTTGCACCCATTTCGCCTAACCCTCCGCTCAAGTCGGACCCAACCTGCACGGCCTGGTATCCTCTCTCTTGTTTCCGCCTTTCTCGTCTCTGTTTAGCTTTTCGGCTGCAGGTTGGGCCGCTTAGCTGCTTTCGTTAGGCCGCTGCAAATGACTCACACTCCCCGCCCACGGCTACTCACAAGACTCATTGCGCTTGCCTGCGTGCTAGGTCTGGCCAGTTGTTCACCAAAGCTCCAAGAGCACAAATCTGGATCGATCTCTGCTTCGCTTACGATTGGCATTCGCAATTTGACAGTGGTCGAAATTGTCCCGAATTCCAATCCAGTGAACATCGACTGGCAAGGCTACAACACGTTAGGCGGTGGATTCCTAGATCCGGGGTTCGAAAGGATATTCATTTCAGATTCGGCAGAGACATTTCTAGTCACTGATAAGGGTGCAGGCAACAATCGATTGTATATAAATGGTAAGACTTAT
This DNA window, taken from Geothrix edaphica, encodes the following:
- a CDS encoding DUF2314 domain-containing protein, with product MLRVFLIALALACSSVAYTQSTLAPNAPEDKPVGFTGDQHQRLLKAVAPYVAQARKTWPTAKANYLKGLPPKHVFFVTVELADMRGKREITFVEVQKIENGIITGLIANEISTVSGYKAGQRFSIAEAEIWDWTISKPDGTEDGNLVGKFLETYKL
- a CDS encoding HNH endonuclease signature motif containing protein; protein product: MAFSEEKVQQVWEKGEKVANNDPNEWRKDQCGAWIYRKHYGNRDSQYGWEIDHVSPGGSDDVSNLRPLQWKNNLDKSDGRLKCNVVASGTKNIDNG
- a CDS encoding tetratricopeptide repeat protein; this translates as MAQSDQELLRRGKAFERQRDGQSAILVLRPLLNKKNPSAQFIVGTIYLEGSRIYPGITRDIVRGWELIKSSAESGDPDAQYFLANEYAYGTGSENSGLPHDRSKGVYWFKKAATHGDVGAMILLADCYREGWGTNIEFVQAIKWYRKASSKGNSVAMAKLARMYLEGEGVPQNFIEAHAWLNLAATQSKSETVSFDQERDALAAKMNSNQIEKAQARAKVILAELRIN